The genomic window CGCACCTAATATGATAATTTTCATGGCCTTGCTTACTTCCTAATGGGTCGCTTTTAATAAACGGGCGTAATAAAACCCATCCATATTGTCTTGTCCCGGCGTGATTTGCCAACCTATATCTTGGGCTGAAGTCTGCTGGGTGAGTATATCTAGCTTAGCATCTGCGGTTCTGGCCAAAAATGCGTTGATTTGGTCGCGGTTTTCCTGCGGCAAAATCGAGCAAGTGGCATAAAGAAGCGTGCCGCCGGGTTTTAGCCATTTCCAGCAATGATCGAGAATTTGCTGTTGCAGTTCGGCGAGTTCTTCTATGTCATGATTTTTGCGTAACCACTTAATATCGGGATGACGACGGATCACGCCTGTGGCCGAACAGGGGGCGTCCAGTAAGATACGATCAAATTGTCCACCTTGCCACCATGAGTCAATATTGGCCGCATCCCCATGGATAAGCTCCGCTTTTAATGACAAACGGTCAAGGTTCTGTTGCACGCGCTCGAGGCGTTTGGCATCAAAGTCGACGGCGACGAGTTTGATGCTCGGCTCTAGTTCGAGTAGATGACAGCTTTTGCCGCCGGGCGCAGCGCAGGCATCGAGAACGAGTTCATTGGCCTTTGGTGCTAACAGTGTCGCCGCCCATTGGGCTGCGCCATCTTGCACCGATGCGGCGCCTTCATAGAAACGCGGCAGTATCGCTACATCCTTGGGGTGAGCGAGTAGAATGGCATCGGCACTACTGCCTTCGCTCGCTTCAATCTCAAGTTCGGCTAAGGCGGCGAGGTATTCACTACGGCTCTGGGATACGCGGTTGTTGCGCAGCCACATCGGTGGGCGCTCATGGCTCTGCTGGATAATTACTTGCCAGTTGTCGGGATAAGCGGCTTTTAAGCGCTTTATCAACCAAGCGGGCGTGTTGTAGCTTAAGGTTTCCGACTCGGTACTCAGCGGGGTTAACTGGCGCTGAATATTACGCAGTACGCCGTTAACCACTTTGACCATGCCCTCAAATTTTAGTTGGCGGCAGGCCTCGGCGGTTTCTGAAATCGCAGCGTGGCTAGGGATGCGAGTGAAGTACAACTGATAACAGCCGACAATTAATAGCTGATGAATGATCCGTTGTTTGCCTTTTAATGGTTTTTCGAGGCATTCGCTGATGCGTTTTTCGATTTGTGGCAGAGTGCGCATCACGCCGTAGCAGAGTTCGGCGAGCAGGGCTTTATCTTTGCCGCTGGTAAGGTGTTTTTGCTGTTCGGGTAAGGCGACTGAGAGCGACACGCCCTTCTCCAATACCTCGAAAATGCCTTTCGCCGCCAGCGCGCGCAAGTTCATCATTATTGTGCCTCGCTGTTTAGGCGAGTATTAGGGCTAAACCATTCACCGCGGGCATTGAGAATATCGGCAACGCTGAGTGGTTTCTTCCCGGGCAATTGCATGCTCAGCAGGGTTAACACACCATCGCCAGTCGCCACTTCTATGCCTTTCTTGCTCGCACTGATAATCGTGCCTGGCGCTGCATTGCTGGTGGCTTGGCTGACTTGGGTCTGCCACACTTTGATGGTATTGCCTTGGTGCTCAAAATAGCTCACTGGCCAAGGATTAAAGGCGCGAACTTCCTGCCATAGTTGCTTGGCGGATTTATTCCAGTCGAGTCTGGCTTCTTCTTTACTGAGTTTCTCTGCGTAGTTCGCTAAGGTTTCATCTTGCTTTTCAGCGGCTAAGGTGCCGTTTGCTAAACCTTCGAGGGCCTGTAATAGGGCGACGGGACCTTGCTCTGCGAGTTTTTCATAAAGGCTGGCCGAAGTGTCATCATCTTCAATCGGTAGCGTCGTTTTGAGCAACATGTCGCCAGTGTCTAGCCCTACATCCATTTGCATAACGGTGACGCCGGTTGTTTTATCGCCCGCCCAGAGTGCGCGTTGGATCGGCGCCGCGCCGCGCCAGCGTGGCAAAATAGAACCATGCACGTTAATACAACCTAAACGCGGTGTATCTAGGACGACTTTGGGCAGAATCAAACCGTAGGCGACGACTACCATAATATCGGCATTGAGTGCGGCCAGTTCCTGTTGTGCGGGTTCTTTGCGAAGTGAGCCGGGTTGGTAAACTGGAATATTATTGGCGAGCGCGAGTTCTTTTACTGGACTGGCGGTTAGTTTCTTGCCGCGGCCTGCGGGTCTATCGGGCTGAGTGTAAACGCCAATCACATTATGGTGTGAGTCGAGTAGCGCCTGTAAATGGCGAGCAGCAAAATCCGGTGTTCCGGCAAAGATGATGTTGAGTGGTTTCAAATCTGATCCTATGCTTCTTTGGCGTCCAATCGGGCCGCTTTTTCAAGTTTCTGTTTGATCCGTTGACGCTTTAAAGGCGACAGGTAGTCGACAAACAATTTGCCTTTGAGGTGATCCATTTCATGCTGGATACAAATGGCAAACAGTTCATTGGCTTCAATCGTAAATTCGTTACCGTGCCTATCTAAGGCTTTGACTGTAACAAACTCTGCGCGATCGACCTTGGCATAAACCCCAGGAACGGACAGGCAGCCTTCTTCGTTACAAAAATCACCGCTACTGGCAATAATTTCAGGGTTGATAAATACCTTAGGGCGTTCGACCTCGTCTTGTAAATCCATGACGATCAGCTGTTTATGGTAATCGACTTGAGTCGCAGCCAGACCAATCCCTTTTTCTTGGTACATGGTCTCGAACATATCATCGATTTGAGTTTGCAACTCAGCATTAAACTCAGTGATAGGTGTCGCTTGAGTTCGCAATCTTTCATCGGGAAAACGTAAAACTTTTAACAGTGCCATACTTAAACTCTTAACAAGTCTGTCAAATCTCAGCCAGTTGGTTATACTGACTGAGGCTAATGGGTTAATTTTAATCTTTAGTGCCTATCAATAACAGTAAAAGCTCGATTTAAGAGCCAAACAACATGGACTGCACCATGAAACGGTTAATTTTACTCGCGTTAATGACATTCAATTGCACGTTTGTTTCCGCAGATACCCTGACGCTTAAAGCGGGGCATCCTGAGTCATATGTGGTAAAGAAGGGCGATACCCTTTGGGATATCTCCGCGACTTTTTTAAATGATCCGTGGAAATGGCCAAGTCTATGGGATGTTAACCCACAGATTGCAAACCCCCACCTTATTTATCCCGGTGATCTGCTCACATTAGTCTTTATCGATGGTCAACCTAGATTAGTCCGTAATGGTTCCAATGACGGTAAACCCCATGTTAGAAAGAGTCCTGAGGGGCGTATCATTTCTAAAAGTGACGCAGTGCCCGCCGTGGACCTGGCTCTGATTGAGAATTATCTGGTTCAAAATCGCGTGGTTGATTCGCAGTGGCTAGCCGAGCAGCCTATGGTGCTCGCGGGTGAAAGCCCTTCACGCCACCATGTGTTGGGTGATGTGATTTATATCGACAGCGAATTACCTTTGCATAAAAAATACGGCGTCTATGAGCGTGGGCGTGAATTTTTCAATAAGGAAACGGGTGAAGCCTTAGGGCAGGAAGCGGTGTTAACATCAACCGGGCAAGTTATTGAATCTGGGAAAGTTTCAAAAATAAAACTGCTGAGTAATTACCGTGAGACTAAGGCTGGTTTTAAAGTATTGCCGATGGAAGATGATTCTCTAATGTCGGCCTATTTCACCCCTAAAGCCGCAGACTTAAAGACGCCAGCCACAGTGCTAGCCATTGAGTCTAAGATGCGCGAAGCGGGTAAGTTAAATGTCGTGTACTTAGATAAAGGTAAGCAGGATGGCGTCGAACCCGGTGAAGTGTTCTCTATTTATCGTGATGGTGAAGAGATAGTCATCGGCCATGATGGTTTACCCGTACCAGCTACTGAACGTACGGCCTATGACAATATAGTCGCATCTATCTCATCGGATCGAGCGATAAAAATGCCTGATATTTACCATGGTAGATTGTTAGTTTTTAAAGTGTTTGATAAGGCAAGCTTAGGATTAATTGTCGCCAATGAACGTCCAGTTCGAGTTGACGATAAGCTTGTTGCTCCCGAGTCTTTAGCCTATAGAGGTCAATAATTTCTGCACACTTGGTCGATTGGTTAGTTGTTAGTGCTGTATCTGGGCTTGGACCCGCCCAGATCCAACAATTATTAAAACACATGGATGTGGACGATCTCAGACAAAGGTTAGAGCATGAAAGACAAGCCCTACCTTTATCGGATAAACGGCTCCATAGCCTTACTATTGATTATCAAAAAGTGGATGCCGCCCTTGAGTGGCAACAACAATCTGAGTTCAATCATTTAATCTGCCTCTCCGATCCCCTTTATCCTCCCTTATTAAAACAATTATCCGATCCACCCACAGTGCTATTTGTTAAAGGATGCTTAGAGGCATTGGTTTTACCTTATTTCGCCATTGTTGGGAGCCGAAATGCATCGCCTGGTGGTTTACAGGTGGCTTATCAATTAGCGAGTGAAATGTCCGCCATTGGATTTGGTATTTGTAGTGGTATGGCAATGGGGATTGATGGTGCCGCCCATAAGGCATGTGTCGATAGGAGCCAAAGGACGATTGCAGTGCTGGGAACCGGTATTGATACAATTTATCCCCGTAGACATCGACAGCTTTATGAGAATATTCAGCAACAAGGCTGTATACTCAGCGAGTTTTGGCCAGATGTTGGGCCGTTTGCGGGTAATTTTCCGAAACGAAATCGCATTATTAGCGGTCTTTCTCTAGGTACGCTAGTGGTAGAGGCTTGCCGTAAAAGCGGTTCTTTGATCACCGCCAGACTGGCAATGGAGCAAGGACGTGAGGTGTTTGCCGTTCCTGGTTCTATCCTCGGTGGCTATCATCAAGGTTGCCATGATTTATTGCGTGATGGCGCAAAACTTGTGGAAACCGCGGCCGATATAGTAGGTGAGTTGGCAAGTTTGACCGCTTTTCACCTTGAAGAGTTAGCGTTATGCCACCATATACAGTTACAGCAAGATGAGATTTGTCATTTGCCATTTTCGTCGCTGTTAGCTAGTGTAGGTTATGAAGCTACAACAATTGATGCTGTAGTTGAACATAGTGGAAAAACGATAGATCTGGTGTTAGAACAAATGCTTGAACTTGAGTTGCAAGGTTGGGTTATTGCAGTACCCGGTGGTTACGTCAGAGTAAAGAGGAGCTAGCCATGTTTGATATCCTCATGTATCTATTTGAAAACTATGTTCACAGTGAAGTTGAACTATTAGTGGATGAAGACGAGTTAACCAAGGAACTCACTCGCGCTGGTTTCCACCAGTCCGAAATTTTAAAGGCGTTAACTTGGTTGGAACGTCTAGCGGAACTACAGGAAGGGGATAAACCTTACCTGTGTAACCATGATCAACATTCATTTCGCATTTACACTAAAGACGAAATGGAAAAGTTAGATGTGGAATGCCGTGGTTTCTTGCTGTTTTTAGAGCAAGTGAAAGTGCTGAATGTCGAAACCCGTGAAATGGTGATCGACAGAGTCATGGAGCTTGATGAACCTACCTTAGTCCTCGAAGATCTAAAGTGGGTTATCTTGATGGTGTTATTCAACGCCCCCGGCCATGAATCCGCCTATGAGCAAATGGAAGATTTAATTTTTGAGCAGCCCGAAGGCCGACTACATTCTTAATCGTTGCGATACTATGAATAATGAGAGAAAGGAGGCTAAGACCTCCTTTTTTGATGCCATGAGTTTGTTGGTGGCCAAGCGTTATGCGCTTTGATTGGTGGTGAATGATTATGTCTAAGATCGATGAACAATTATTTAGTGCCCATGAGCACGCCTTGGAAAAAGAATACGAACTTTGCCCCGAGTGCGGCAGTGAGTTAACGGTAAAACACAGTAAACACGGCAGTTTTATTGGCTGTAATAACTATCCGAACTGTGAGTATACGCGTCCTTTAGTACAACACGAATCCATTGAAACCCAAGTGATTGAAGGTTCAGTCTGCCCTGAATGTGGCCATGAATTGGCGGTAAAATCAGGGCGTTTTGGGATCTTTATCGGTTGTACTCAATATCCAAGTTGCACTCATATTGAAAAACAGGATCAAGCGAGCGACAAGCCTGACATCCCTTGTCCAGAATGCAAAATGGGTAAACTCGAACATAGAACGAGTCGTTTCGGTAAGAGTTTTTATGCCTGCAGCGCTTATCCTAAGTGTAAGTTTATTGTGAATTATCCACCGGTTGCTGAAGTGTGCCCTGATTGTGGGTATGGGATTTTAGTCGAGCGTAAAGGTGCGGCTGGGATGCGCTTAGAATGCCCGCAAAAAAGCTGCAAATACAAAAGACCACTTTAGTTTATTGTGTGACTTGCATCTTAATATTTGGCCGATGAAAGTGGCTTGAGTATAATCCTCGGTTGACCGCTGATGGGGCGGTCAGTATTCGAATTTATCCAATAATTTGATTGTTGAAATCGACAATACTCAAAAGGTGATCCTAAGATGTTGCAGCTGCACCCATCTGACATAAAAGATATTGTGCTTAACGGTGGTGTTATCGCTTATCCAACCGAGGCCGTTTATGGCCTAGGTTGCGACCCAGATAATGACACCGCTATCCAAAAGTTATTGGCTGTAAAACAGCGCCCATGGCAAAAGGGACTGATCTTAGTCGCCAGTGATTTTCAGCAGCTTTTAGCTTATGTTGATGAGTCGCAATTAACGGTTGAGCAGCTCGAGTTCGCATTTTCCAAGTGGCCGGGGCCTTTTACCTTTGTCATGCCAATCAAAGCGCAGGTTTCAAAATACCTCTGTGGTGAATTTGACTCTATCGCCGTGCGCGTATCGGCCCATGCAGGGGTTCAAGCCCTGTGCCGCGCGTTCAATAAACCCTTAGTGTCGACCAGTGCTAACCTCGCGGGTGAAGACCCCGCATTATCTGCCGCTGAAATTCTTGCCGATTTTGAAGGTAAAATTGATGCACTGGTGCTAGGTGAACTTGGCGAACAACGTCAGCCCTCGACCATCATAGATGCGCGTAGCGGCAAAATTTTACGAAATGGACAATAAGTGAATAACAGTAAGGATCATAAAAAGATGAGTGTGCCAGATGCTGCGGTGGTAAAAGCGTTTTTACTCGATCTACAAAACCGAATTTGTGCAGGTTTAGCAAAGTTAGATGGCCAGGCGACCTTTGTCGCCGACTCATGGACCCGTGCCGAAGGCGGTGGTGGCACCAGCCGAGTATTAACTCAAGGCGCGGTGTTCGAGCAAGCTGGGGTTAACTTTTCCCATGTGACTGGCGCTGCTATGCCTGCGTCGGCTACGGCGCATCGCCCTGAGTTAGCGGGCCGTAGTTTTGAAGCTATGGGCGTTTCTTTAGTTATTCATCCTAACAATCCTTATATCCCAACGACTCACGCTAATGTGCGCTTCTTTATCGCCCAAAAAGAGGGCGCCGATCCCGTGTGGTGGTTTGGCGGTGGTTTTGACTTAACACCTTATTATCCCTTTGAGGAAGATGTGCGCGAGTGGCATCAAACGTCTAAGGATATTTGTGCGCCTTTCGGGGATGAGGTTTATCCCAAGTATAAGAAGTGGTGCGATGAGTATTTCTTCCTACCGCACCGCAATGAAACCCGCGGCGTGGGCGGACTGTTTTTTGATGACTTGAATCAAGCAGGATTCGATCAAAGCTTTAGCTTTATGCAAGCCGTGGGTAATGGCTTCTTAACCGCCTATGCGCCGATTGTCGAGCGCCGTAAAGATACTGAATTCGGTGAGCGTGAGCGCCAGTTCCAACTCTATCGTCGTGGTCGGTATGTTGAGTTCAACTTAGTTTACGACAGGGGCACGTTGTTTGGCCTGCAGACGGGTGGCCGTACCGAGTCTATCTTAATGTCGATGCCGCCATTAGTGCGTTGGCAATATGGCTATACACCGGAGGCGGGAAGCCCTGAGGCAGATTTGTACGATAACTACCTCAAACCCCGCGACTGGGTTTAGCCATTAATCTTATAAAGGGGATACAGCATCCACTTTATTGATTACGCATATGATCGGCCAGAGTTGAAATCGCCTCATAAATGGCGGCTCGATGCTCTGGCTTTTTAATGTTCTCTTCAATCGCAAACTTCATACAAAACAGCCATTGATCGCGCATCGCCTCATCGACGGCGAAATGCATGTGTCGTGCTCGCAATGCGGGGTGACCATATTTTTGCTGGTAGAGTTGCGGCCCGCCGAGCCAACCACTTAAAAATTCGAACAACTTCTGCTCTGACTCCGCAATTGGCGCCCTATGAATGGCAAACAGTGTTGTCGTTTCGGCCGAACTTGCCATCTTCCGATAAAAACTTTTGGCGATAGCGCGGAGCACTTTTTCGCCGCCAATTAAGTCATAGGCGTTTGATTGGCTCGGATCGCGATCATCCTGTGGTGGAGTGTGTTTACTAAAAATCTTTTTAAGCCAGTTCATTGGAATAGTCGTTCACTAAAATAGAGAGTATTGAGCCGATGGCGCATTATAGCGTGAAACCCTACGCGAAATTTAGTTGAACATAATTCGGCTTGCGTGGGCTCAAAAGCACGGTAGACTGCAAAGCCATTGAACCTGAAATTTAATATCGCTATGACAGACAGATACGCAGTGTTTGGTAATCCCATTAGCCACAGTAAATCGCCGTTTATCCATGGACAATTTGCTGCGCCCACTCAAGAGTCATTAACTTATGAAGCCATTCTTGCTCCAGTGGATGGTTTTGAAGCCTCATTGACGGCGTTTTTCAATGCGGGCGGCAAAGGGGCGAATGTGACCGTACCTTTTAAGGAGCAAGCTTTTGCACTGTGTGACAGTCTCAGCCCTGAGGCCAAGCTTGCCGGCGCGGTAAACACTTTAAGCGTATTGGCCGACGGCACTATTCGTGGCGATAATACCGACGGTTTAGGGCTGGTGGCCGATCTCATCGCTAACTTAGACAGTTTGCAAGGTAAGCGCGTGTTACTTATTGGTGCTGGTGGTGCGGCCCGCGGTTGTATTCTACCGTTATTAAATACCGGAATTGCACAGCTAACGATTAGCAATCGCACCCATACTAAGGCGCAGCTTCTGGTCGATATCTTTACTGCTGTTGATGAAGGTGCTTTTGCGAATAGAGTCTCCGCCGTAGAAATGAGTGCACTTGCGGGCGAGTTCGATATCGTCATTAACTCAACCTCGGCTAGCCTTGCGGGTGAGTTGCCCCCCGTGCCAGCGCATATCATCACCACGCAAACGGTTTGTTATGACATGATGTATGGCGCCTCAGTTACCGCTTTTAACCAATGGGCGCTCTCCCAAGGTGCGGCGAAAGTCATTGATGGGTTAGGTATGTTAGTTGGACAAGCGGCTAAAAGTTTTACCCTATGGCGAGGTATTGAGCCCGATACTCAAGTAGTGTTGACTCTGTTGCGGGACAAATTAAAGGCTGAGCCTAAGTAGGAAGCATGAATCAAAGTATTCTTTTCCCCGAACTGCAGTATTGGGACGACGCCCACAAGCGAGTCTGTTTTATCGCGCAGTCGCAGGGAATGAACATCAAATGCTATATCAGTGCGAATAAGTTAGCCGAGCTGAATGATTTCTCCAAGCAGCCGAGCACCGATGAAGCCGCCGCAATGCTGGCATTGTTTGATGCGGTGAGATTTGATGCCGAAGAAATGGCGGAAGAGTTAATCGAAGCCGAAGAGTTCGATGAGTTTGGGGCCGTACACTTAGGCTAGATGAATTTAAGAGATAGGGTACATGAAAATAACTGGTTCTCATAAACACGATGCAACAACTGATGGCTTAATTGAAATGGATTTAATTGCTATTGCAGCATCGCTAACCATATAGCCAGTTAAAACGGTGTTAGATGCCAAAATTAGATCGAGTGCAAATATAAAAGGCGGCAGAGACGGGATAAGTCTCTGCCGCATTTCTTATATCGCTCTAGTGACACTAAGCGACTAACTATAAGAGATTAGCGCTAAGTGACTAGATGTTTTGTAACTCAACTAAGTACTCGTTTTTCAGTCTGACATAGTTGTCGGCAGATTCTGGCAAAAAGGCAATTTCGGCAGGTGTTAATGGACGAGCCTGCTTAGCTGGGCTACCTACATATAAATAGCCGCTCTGTAATACCTTGCCCGGTGGCACTAAAGAGCCCGCACCTAAGATCACATCATCTTCTAAAATCGCACCGTCGAGAATAATCGCGCCCATGCCCACCAATACTCGATTACCGACTTTGCAACCGTGAAGCATCGCCTTGTGACCAATAGTCACATCATCACCAATAATCAGTGGATGACCATCGGGACGAGCAGCTGACTTACGCGTCACATGCAATATGCTACCGTCTTGCACGTTCGAGCGCTTACCAATACGAATATGGTTAACATCACCACGCGCCGCCACCATAGGCCAAATACTGGCATCAGTATCTAACGCAATATCGCCAACAAGCACCGAAGCTTCATCTACATACACATTATTGCCTAATTGAGGATGAATACCTTGGTAAGTTCTGAGTGGCCCTGACATAGAAAAGTCCCTAATTGAGTGGTTTTTTGCATTATAAAGGTTAAAAACTAGCTGGTCAGGTCAAATATCCAACGAACAGTGAGAAAATGACAATTATCTTAAAAATAGGGGTTGCGCACTTTCTCAATCTCCCTATAATGCGCATCCACTGACACGGCAGACAGCGAAAGCCAGCTGACGAGTTAGATTGAATTGAATGGCTTACTCTCTGTTGAGAATGGCACTTAATTCAACCGCAGCAAGAAGTTGAAAATACTCCTTGACGCGAAACGGGAAATGCGTAAAATGCACGACCCTGAGCTGATGAAGCATCAGCGCGACCCGCCGGCAACGGTATGTGGTCAACGCTCTTTAACAAGATAAAACAAGAAATCTGTGTGGACACTCACAGGTGTTGAGTTAATCGAAACTGCTTAACCTTCGGGTTGGCAGTCAAAAATTTAAATCAACCAATTCTTTCACGAGAGTGATGAGTGTTCATAGCAATATGTACAAAGACTTACTACTTATTTTCGGATAAATAGGAGTCGAACAGAATTCGTTGAGCCGCTGAAGTCGCAAGACGAAAGCAACAAAACTTTAATTGAAGAGTTTGATCATGGCTCAGATTGAACGCTGGCGGCAGGCCTAACACATGCAAGTCGAGCGGCAGCACAAGGGAGTTTACTCCTGAGGTGGCGAGCGGCGGACGGGTGAGTAATGCCTAGGGATCTGCCCAGTCGAGGGGGATAACAGTTGGAAACGACTGCTAATACCGCATACGCCCTACGGGGGAAAGGAGGGGACCTTCGGGCCTTCCGCGATTGGATGAACCTAGGTGGGATTAGCTAGTTGGTGAGGTAATGGCTCACCAAGGCGACGATCCCTAGCTGTTCTGAGAGGATGATCAGCCACACTGGGACTGAGACACGGCCCAGACTCCTACGGGAGGCAGCAGTGGGGAATATTGCACAATGGGGGAAACCCTGATGCAGCCATGCCGCGTGTGTGAAGAAGGCCTTCGGGTTGTAAAGCACTTTCAGTAGGGAGGAAAGGTTGCAGTTTAATAAACTGTAGCTGTGACGTTACCTACAGAAGAAGGACCGGCTAACTCCGTGCCAGCAGCCGCGGTAATACGGAGGGTCCGAGCGTTAATCGGAATTACTGGGCGTAAAGCGTGCGCAGGCGGTTTGTTAAGCGAGATGTGAAAGCCCTGGGCTCAACCTAGGAATAGCATTTCGAACTGGCGAACTAGAGTCTTGTAGAGGGGGGTAGAATTCCAGGTGTAGCGGTGAAATGCGTAGAGATCTGGAGGAATACCGGTGGCGAAGGCGGCCCCCTGGACAAAGACTGACGCTCATGCACGAAAGCGTGGGGAGCAAACAGGATTAGATACCCTGGTAGTCCACGCCGTAAACGATGTCTACTCGGAGTTTGGTGTCTTGAACACTGGGCTCTCAAGCTAACGCATTAAGTAGACCGCCTGGGGAGTACGGCCGCAAGGTTAAAACTCAAATGAATTGACGGGGGCCCGCACAAGCGGTGGAGCATGTGGTTTAATTCGATGCAACGCGAAGAACCTTACCTACTCTTGACATCCACGGAAGACTGCAGAGATGCGGTTGTGCCTTCGGGAACCGTGAGACAGGTGCTGCATGGCTGTCGTCAGCTCGTGTTGTGAAATGTTGGGTTAAGTCCCGCAACGAGCGCAACCCCTATCCTTATTTGCCAGCACGTAATGGTGGGAACTCTAGGGAGACTGCCGGTGATAAACCGGAGGAAGGTGGGGACGACGTCAAGTCATCATGGCCCTTACGAGTAGGGCTACACACGTGCTACAATGGCGAGTACAGAGGGTTGCAAAGCCGCGAGGTGGAGCTAATCTCACAAAGCTCGTCGTAGTCCGGATTGGAGTCTGCAACTCGACTCCATGAAGTCGGAATCGCTAGTAATCGTGGATCAGAATGCCACGGTGAATACGTTCCCGGGCCTTGTACACACCGCCCGTCACACCATGGGAGTGGGCTGCAAAAGAAGTGGGTAGCTTAACCTTCGGGGGGGCGCTCACCACTTTGTGGTTCATGACTGGGGTGAAGTCGTAACAAGGTAGCCCTAGGGGAACCTGGGGCTGGATCACCTCCTTACCTATACGACTAACTTACGCTTGTTGGGTCGAC from Shewanella putrefaciens includes these protein-coding regions:
- a CDS encoding gamma carbonic anhydrase family protein; translated protein: MSGPLRTYQGIHPQLGNNVYVDEASVLVGDIALDTDASIWPMVAARGDVNHIRIGKRSNVQDGSILHVTRKSAARPDGHPLIIGDDVTIGHKAMLHGCKVGNRVLVGMGAIILDGAILEDDVILGAGSLVPPGKVLQSGYLYVGSPAKQARPLTPAEIAFLPESADNYVRLKNEYLVELQNI
- a CDS encoding DUF1488 domain-containing protein yields the protein MNQSILFPELQYWDDAHKRVCFIAQSQGMNIKCYISANKLAELNDFSKQPSTDEAAAMLALFDAVRFDAEEMAEELIEAEEFDEFGAVHLG
- the aroE gene encoding shikimate dehydrogenase — protein: MTDRYAVFGNPISHSKSPFIHGQFAAPTQESLTYEAILAPVDGFEASLTAFFNAGGKGANVTVPFKEQAFALCDSLSPEAKLAGAVNTLSVLADGTIRGDNTDGLGLVADLIANLDSLQGKRVLLIGAGGAARGCILPLLNTGIAQLTISNRTHTKAQLLVDIFTAVDEGAFANRVSAVEMSALAGEFDIVINSTSASLAGELPPVPAHIITTQTVCYDMMYGASVTAFNQWALSQGAAKVIDGLGMLVGQAAKSFTLWRGIEPDTQVVLTLLRDKLKAEPK